A single region of the Ctenopharyngodon idella isolate HZGC_01 chromosome 21, HZGC01, whole genome shotgun sequence genome encodes:
- the LOC127503769 gene encoding CD59 glycoprotein-like: MDLQISVFLLFILFTAGHSLSCYECKGLNGSCADQTVQTCHSGYSQCMSSTGVSKFGEVSGKVKTKDCAFACQSGSLNLGYIKTTTSCCDTDKCNLQDAPDPSDIPNGKTCYSCDIQSCTNTLICSGDEDHCIQITSTFGGQSTVLKGCASKSLCDGIEFDLGVASFACCKGNLCNGAQSVNQRWEL; the protein is encoded by the exons ATGGATCTGCAAATCTCAGTTTTTCTTCTCTTCATTCTTTTCACTGCAG GACACTCTCTCAGCTGTTATGAGTGCAAGGGTCTGAACGGTTCTTGTGCAGATCAAACGGTACAAACTTGTCATAGTGGATATTCTCAGTGCATGAGTTCAACAGGAGTATCAAAATTTG GTGAGGTTAGTGGTAAAGTGAAGACTAAAGATTGTGCTTTTGCCTGTCAAAGTGGGTCCTTGAACTTAGGATATATAAAGACAACTACTTCCTGCTGTGACACAGACAAGTGTAACCTCCAAGATGCTCCAG ATCCCTCTGACATCCCCAATGGAAAGACATGTTACTCCTGTGATATTCAGAGCTGCACAAACACATTGATCTGTTCAGGGGACGAAGACCACTGCATTCAAATAACAT CAACTTTTGGAGGCCAGTCAACGGTGCTAAAAGGCTGTGCCTCTAAATCACTTTGTGATGGCATAGAATTTGATCTTGGTGTTGCGAGCTTCGCATGTTGTAAGGGGAACCTGTGTAATGGTGCTCAGAGTGTCAACCAGAGATGGGAGCTCTAG
- the LOC127503778 gene encoding long neurotoxin homolog TA-bm16-like isoform X1: protein MDLRVSVVLLFIFLTGGYSLKCYSCLPDSTGSCKAKVETCPVGHSKCGRSVVEQTVGSSKVSFITKVCADKCVPGTHQIDEGTLSLHCCDTDLCNAADGVYKGSFLLLFSPLLFYFLFQ from the exons ATGGATCTGCGAGTCTCTGTCGTTcttcttttcatttttctcaCTGGAG GATATTCTCTCAAGTGTTACTCGTGCTTACCTGATTCGACGGGTTCCTGTAAAGCAAAAGTAGAGACATGTCCAGTTGGACATTCTAAATGTGGAAGGAGTGTAGTGGAACAAACAGTTG GTTCCTCTAAGGTGTCCTTCATAACTAAAGTGTGTGCAGATAAGTGTGTACCAGGGACCCATCAGATAGATGAAGGGACGTTGTCTCTCCACTGCTGTGACACTGACCTTTGCAATGCAGCAG ATGGAGTGTATAAGGGAAGCTTCCTCCTGCTCTTCTCTCCTCTGCTCTTctacttcctgtttcagtga
- the LOC127503750 gene encoding uncharacterized protein LOC127503750 produces MSEDVQQELMDLREQLRTLQALNDQLRSRESTSSGHVLNPSSSTNINTPPMSFNRVLYVPRERKCPRFYGHSDSSSLSLEEWIEEATMCIEGRGWSDREQVLFLLDHLGGEARMEIKLRPVVEREKPEHIFNILRNMYHGKQTFVQLQQKFYERKQHEGESLTEFSHSLMSLMEVVLSRNPGSVPNADQVLRDQFVEHVRDVTLRRELKRFVRQKPSCSLLDVRGEAIRWMEEGEMVTVTSVPQPWCNRTQGRVVQFDGKMNQFGESSELNEIKDMLKSQQKQIDAINKCLNDLKPKSENSSPISPRTNTRRCLRCNKLGHIARYCRQPWPIDTSFMPPTANVSEISAEEPLN; encoded by the coding sequence ATGTCTGAAGATGTGCAGCAAGAACTAATGGACCTGCGCGAACAGCTGCGTACCTTACAGGCATTGAATGACCAACTGAGAAGTCGGGAATCAACATCCAGTGGTCATGTTTTAAATCCATCATCCTCCACTAATATTAATACTCCTCCAATGTCTTTCAACAGGGTGTTGTATGTCCCTAGAGAGAGAAAGTGCCCACGTTTCTATGGACATTCTGATTCATCATCTTTGAGTTTGGAGGAGTGGATTGAGGAGGCCACTATGTGTATTGAAGGTAGAGGTTGGTCAGACAGGGAACAAGTATTGTTTTTACTGGATCATTTGGGGGGGGAAGCAAGGATGGAGATAAAGCTTCGTCCTGTTGTTGAGAGGGAAAAAccagaacacatttttaatattttaaggaATATGTATCATGGTAAACAGACTTTTGTCCAGTTACAACAGAAATTTTATGAGCGTAAGCAGCATGAGGGGGAGtctttgacagaattttcccaTTCTTTAATGTCCTTAATGGAGGTAGTTTTAAGCCGTAACCCAGGAAGCGTTCCTAATGCTGATCAGGTACTACGAGATCAGTTCGTAGAGCATGTCAGAGATGTTACTCTGCGACGTGAACTTAAACGATTTGTGAGGCAAAAGCCTTCTTGTTCCTTACTAGATGTAAGGGGTGAAGCAATTAGGTGGATGGAGGAAGGGGAAATGGTGACAGTTACATCGGTGCCACAACCATGGTGTAATAGAACTCAAGGCAGAGTAGTCCAGTTTGATGGAAAAATGAACCAGTTTGGAGAATCATCTGAGTTGAATGAAATTAAAGACATGCTTAAAAGTCAACAAAAACAGATAGATGCTATTAATAAGTGTCTTAATGACCTTAAGCCTAAGTCTGAGAACAGTTCCCCTATTTCTCCTAGAACGAACACTCGAAGGTGCTTGCGCTGTAATAAGCTTGGTCATATTGCCAGATACTGTCGACAGCCTTGGCCCATTGATACCAGTTTTATGCCACCAACAGCTAATGTCAGTGAAATTTCTGCTGAAGAGCCTTTAAACTAG
- the LOC127503761 gene encoding prostate stem cell antigen-like, with translation MDLQISVFLLFILFTAGHSLSCYECMGLTGSCTRQTVKTCPSGFSQCMSTTTVAQAGEVSNKVKTKDCAPVCQSGSLNFGTGKMTISCCNTDKCNFQDAPDPSNVPNGNKCFSCDGQSCTNILSCSGTEDRCIKATATYGGQSVSVKGCASKSICDATASISSVESVSCCEGNLCNGAPSVSQSFLFLCCSLLSYFLLH, from the exons ATGGATCTGCAAATCTCAGTTTTTCTTCTCTTCATCCTTTTCACTGCAG GACACTCTCTCAGCTGTTATGAGTGTATGGGTCTGACGGGTTCTTGTACGAGACAAACGGTAAAAACATGTCCCAGTGGATTTTCTCAGTGCATGAGTACAACAACTGTGGCACAAGCTG GTGAGGTTAGTAATAAAGTGAAGACTAAAGATTGTGCTCCTGTCTGTCAAAGTGGGTCCTTGAACTTTGGCACTGGAAAGATGACTATTTCCTGCTGTAACACAGACAAGTGTAACTTCCAAGATGCTCCAG ATCCCTCTAATGTCCCCAATGGAAACAAGTGTTTCTCTTGTGATGGACAGAGCTGCACAAACATATTGAGCTGTTCAGGGACTGAAGACCGCTGCATTAAAGCAACAG CGACTTATGGAGGCCAGTCAGTTTCTGTAAAAGGCTGTGCATCTAAATCTATTTGTGATGCCACAGCATCAATTTCTAGTGTTGAGAGCGTCTCATGTTGTGAGGGGAACCTGTGTAACGGTGCTCCGAGTGTCTCCCAGAGCTTCCTGTTCCTCTGCTGTTCTCTGCTCTCCTACTTCCTGCTGCACTGA